One stretch of Puniceicoccus vermicola DNA includes these proteins:
- a CDS encoding MotA/TolQ/ExbB proton channel family protein, whose product MIATEFLAAADPSVFTYFFLSNLAGQGIIILLAIGSVVAWTVMIAKGFELNRIRSGNLRFEQSLNRGQPLIDLDLTTLQTRKNPYATLVVAAIQAFYRWDGATESEHPKRMNQVENALQRVIARETVNYEGKMVMLATIVTGAPFLGLLGTVWGVMDSFGGVALAGSATLKSLAPGVSGALLTTVAGLGVAIPSVFGYNYLLARVRRMTMELENFASSVADRLELESR is encoded by the coding sequence ATGATCGCCACTGAATTTCTCGCCGCTGCCGATCCGTCGGTCTTCACTTACTTTTTCCTTTCCAACCTAGCCGGGCAAGGGATCATCATCCTGTTGGCAATTGGGAGCGTCGTGGCCTGGACGGTCATGATCGCCAAGGGCTTCGAGTTGAACCGAATTCGCTCGGGCAATCTCCGCTTCGAACAGTCGCTCAACCGTGGACAGCCCCTCATCGATCTCGACCTGACTACCTTGCAAACGCGGAAAAACCCGTACGCCACACTGGTTGTCGCGGCGATCCAGGCATTCTACCGCTGGGATGGGGCCACCGAGAGCGAACATCCGAAGCGTATGAACCAAGTGGAGAACGCTCTCCAGCGCGTAATCGCCCGGGAGACCGTGAACTACGAAGGCAAGATGGTCATGTTGGCTACGATTGTGACTGGCGCCCCATTTCTGGGCCTCCTCGGAACCGTTTGGGGGGTCATGGACTCGTTTGGGGGCGTGGCACTGGCGGGCTCCGCCACCCTCAAGAGTTTGGCTCCAGGGGTCTCGGGCGCGCTCCTCACCACCGTCGCCGGACTCGGAGTGGCGATCCCTTCCGTTTTCGGCTACAACTATCTCCTCGCCCGGGTCCGCCGGATGACGATGGAGTTGGAAAATTTTGCAAGTTCCGTGGCCGACCGCCTCGAACTTGAATCCCGCTAA
- a CDS encoding carbohydrate kinase family protein — MDIKQTAIEELSAKSSEASSRSVLVGLDGFVDIIINPVDQRFGPGDNYQPIRDMSTFGKRILAAAGKSTNIEMGKKMEKLGGNGPILANAILNAGFPTRYIGALGDPLIHPVFEDFAKRTEAVSLAEPGVTHALEFRDGKIMLGLMDSLEKVTYSSMVDKMGEGAFIDLLSRTDLFAIVNWTMLPYLTQVLQALVDQVYPNLGPRDHRSFFFDLADPEKRSDDDLTAVLRLLHRFCAFGSTTLGLNLKEAQHVSRVLGLPVGESNAEDIMGMARDIRNELSLDCVVVHPTDSAACATKDDTFYTKGFFTPDPMITTGAGDHFNAGFSVSRLLGLSPQSALIVGCAFSGYYVRSAESPSLSSIGSFLRKTEFATLED, encoded by the coding sequence ATGGATATCAAGCAGACTGCCATTGAAGAACTCTCGGCTAAGAGTAGTGAAGCATCGAGTCGTTCGGTTCTTGTAGGACTGGACGGATTTGTCGATATCATCATCAACCCCGTCGATCAGCGTTTTGGTCCCGGCGATAATTATCAGCCGATCCGTGATATGAGCACCTTCGGGAAGCGTATCCTCGCGGCCGCCGGGAAGAGCACCAACATCGAGATGGGCAAGAAGATGGAGAAGCTCGGCGGGAATGGCCCCATCCTCGCCAACGCAATTCTGAATGCTGGATTTCCTACCCGCTACATCGGTGCCCTCGGCGACCCCTTAATTCACCCTGTTTTCGAAGATTTTGCCAAACGCACGGAAGCTGTCTCTTTGGCAGAACCGGGCGTTACCCACGCCCTCGAGTTCCGCGATGGGAAAATCATGCTCGGCCTGATGGACTCGCTGGAAAAGGTGACCTACTCCAGCATGGTAGATAAGATGGGTGAGGGTGCCTTCATTGATCTGCTGTCTCGCACCGATCTCTTTGCGATCGTCAACTGGACGATGCTGCCTTACTTGACACAAGTCCTGCAAGCGCTCGTGGATCAAGTCTATCCGAATCTCGGCCCCCGGGATCACCGGAGCTTCTTCTTCGACCTCGCCGATCCGGAAAAACGCTCCGACGACGATCTCACTGCAGTTCTCCGCCTTCTTCATCGATTCTGCGCCTTCGGCTCCACCACCCTGGGTCTCAACCTGAAGGAAGCCCAACACGTTTCCCGTGTTCTGGGTCTGCCCGTGGGTGAATCCAATGCCGAGGACATTATGGGAATGGCCCGGGATATCCGGAACGAGCTCAGCCTCGACTGCGTGGTGGTGCACCCGACCGATTCGGCTGCCTGCGCGACGAAGGACGACACTTTTTATACCAAAGGGTTTTTCACCCCCGATCCAATGATCACCACCGGGGCCGGCGATCACTTCAACGCCGGATTTTCCGTCTCCCGGTTGCTCGGCTTGTCGCCGCAATCCGCACTGATCGTGGGATGTGCTTTCTCCGGATACTACGTTCGCTCCGCAGAGAGCCCCTCTCTCAGCTCCATTGGATCCTTCCTCCGCAAAACCGAATTTGCGACTTTGGAGGACTGA
- the tmk gene encoding dTMP kinase — MSKEAPERNGLLISFEGSEGSGKTTQISLLSDKLEDAGYDVVVTREPGGTELGEEIRHLLKHSKSGNGMVPEAELLLFAAARAQLVREKILPALDEGKIIICDRFLDSTTVYQGVGRQLSKEPVTVINRFAVGDFMPDWTIILDVPAEVGIERIRHRASDIPDRMESENIEFYRAVREGYLLLAKSLPDRYSVYDGAQPKELVEDEIWEETQERFFRND, encoded by the coding sequence ATGTCGAAAGAAGCTCCTGAACGTAACGGATTGCTGATTTCCTTCGAAGGTTCGGAGGGAAGTGGTAAGACGACCCAGATCAGTCTCCTCTCCGATAAATTGGAGGACGCGGGGTATGATGTGGTGGTGACCCGGGAGCCGGGAGGCACGGAACTCGGTGAAGAGATCCGCCACCTGCTCAAGCATTCAAAAAGCGGGAATGGAATGGTCCCTGAGGCGGAATTGCTCCTCTTTGCCGCCGCGCGAGCCCAGTTGGTGCGGGAAAAAATTCTGCCCGCGCTGGACGAAGGGAAGATCATCATCTGTGACCGCTTCCTGGATTCGACGACCGTTTACCAAGGAGTGGGACGCCAGCTCTCCAAGGAGCCCGTCACTGTGATCAACCGATTCGCAGTCGGTGATTTTATGCCCGATTGGACGATCATTCTGGATGTGCCCGCAGAGGTCGGGATCGAGAGAATTCGTCACCGGGCCTCGGATATCCCGGACCGCATGGAGTCCGAGAACATCGAATTTTACCGGGCGGTCCGTGAGGGCTACCTGCTTCTCGCCAAATCGCTGCCGGATCGCTACTCCGTTTATGACGGTGCGCAGCCGAAAGAATTGGTTGAGGACGAAATCTGGGAAGAAACTCAGGAGCGGTTCTTCCGCAATGACTGA
- a CDS encoding DNA polymerase III subunit gamma/tau — translation MTDTIEAPRDPHRILTEAWEKGRLGHAILLYGPASSSLENVAFALASQILGVDGVPTKHPDCSVVRPVNKMRQIGVDAMRRLVRTVSHSANQGGRKVGIVLDADRMNLQASNAFLKTLEEPPSDTTLFLLSTRPNDLLDTIRSRCMSFKISGDSVAIEGPEWESWSRDFEEWLSRIEVPPANQKDVAETVMRLYGLVQRFQECLSALSARRLEAAVADFPEDVEDEEKVAIEAGIERGARQDLLAGIEAVLRDWVVSRTAEGNAMADRARKLVLAVEETEGTSGLLALNFNGVAAVEQLMIRVLRIWSRQ, via the coding sequence ATGACTGATACTATCGAAGCCCCCAGGGATCCGCACCGCATTCTGACTGAGGCCTGGGAGAAAGGCCGCCTCGGCCATGCCATCCTGCTCTATGGTCCGGCTTCGAGTTCTCTGGAAAATGTGGCTTTCGCATTAGCCTCCCAAATCCTCGGAGTCGACGGTGTCCCTACGAAGCATCCCGATTGTTCGGTTGTCCGCCCAGTCAATAAAATGCGGCAGATCGGTGTCGATGCGATGCGCCGTTTGGTGCGGACTGTGAGTCACTCGGCCAATCAGGGTGGGCGGAAGGTCGGAATCGTTCTCGATGCTGATCGGATGAATTTGCAGGCTTCGAATGCGTTCCTAAAGACTTTGGAAGAGCCACCCTCGGATACGACCCTGTTTCTGCTGAGCACCCGGCCAAACGACCTGTTGGATACGATTCGTAGTCGTTGCATGAGTTTTAAAATCTCGGGAGACTCCGTTGCCATTGAGGGGCCGGAGTGGGAATCGTGGAGTCGGGATTTTGAAGAATGGCTTTCTCGCATTGAGGTCCCCCCGGCAAATCAGAAGGATGTGGCCGAGACGGTCATGCGGCTTTACGGGCTGGTTCAACGTTTCCAAGAATGCTTGAGTGCCCTCTCGGCACGCCGGCTTGAGGCGGCAGTCGCTGATTTTCCTGAAGATGTTGAAGATGAGGAGAAAGTCGCAATTGAGGCGGGAATCGAGAGAGGGGCTCGGCAGGATCTACTTGCTGGGATTGAGGCGGTTCTCCGCGATTGGGTCGTGAGCCGTACAGCTGAAGGTAACGCGATGGCCGATCGTGCCCGTAAGCTAGTCCTCGCCGTTGAGGAAACCGAAGGAACCTCTGGATTGCTGGCCTTGAATTTCAATGGAGTCGCGGCAGTGGAGCAGTTGATGATTCGCGTTCTCCGAATCTGGAGCCGCCAGTAG
- a CDS encoding VOC family protein — translation MLIKFLHTRIRVSDLEKSINFYSSTCGFEVFKRNDKSPSGNQIVHLQLPGNEHMLELTYSPDYKVEFPEDLMHTCIGVDDIVEYCGKLEDLGVEVWPGDWKDKFTSGGNKMAFITDPDGYEVEILEN, via the coding sequence ATGCTTATTAAGTTTCTTCATACCCGTATCCGGGTCAGCGACCTGGAAAAATCGATTAATTTCTACTCCTCAACCTGTGGTTTTGAGGTCTTTAAGCGGAACGACAAGTCCCCCTCGGGCAATCAGATCGTTCACCTTCAACTGCCAGGCAATGAGCACATGCTCGAGCTGACCTACTCGCCGGATTACAAAGTCGAGTTTCCTGAGGACTTGATGCACACCTGCATCGGGGTCGACGACATCGTTGAATACTGCGGGAAGCTGGAGGATCTTGGGGTCGAGGTTTGGCCTGGGGATTGGAAGGATAAGTTTACCTCTGGTGGCAACAAGATGGCCTTCATCACGGATCCTGACGGATACGAGGTGGAGATTCTGGAGAATTGA
- a CDS encoding alpha/beta fold hydrolase, protein MNAESRSGPTEVFPPSLRLLYPFNPQRISTNTGEISVVVEGDGPAVVMVHGNPSWSFLFRDVILALRDRFRCIAPDHQGCGFSAPQPHRMRMAEHSRNLGTVLDELGVEKFILIAHDWGGAIGAHQAGLHPDRVAGIVFLNTAAFPLQRMPWQIRLARVPLLGRFLMEHYNAFALGAAKQGVVSPLRPAAADGLLYPWLEKDSRKAVSAFVEDIPWTSKHPSRKTIEETEKNLEGLKDKPCLLAWGMEDFCFDEKFLEEWIHRFPNAEVERYPRAGHYVFEDGGGPLIERIEAFVDSVAY, encoded by the coding sequence TTGAACGCGGAGTCCAGGTCAGGGCCGACGGAGGTCTTTCCCCCGTCGTTGCGGCTTCTCTATCCCTTCAACCCGCAGCGGATTTCCACTAATACGGGTGAGATCTCAGTCGTGGTCGAGGGTGACGGTCCAGCGGTCGTCATGGTCCATGGAAACCCCTCTTGGTCGTTCCTTTTTCGGGATGTTATCCTCGCGCTTCGCGATCGCTTTCGGTGCATAGCCCCGGATCATCAGGGCTGTGGGTTCTCCGCCCCTCAACCGCACCGGATGCGCATGGCTGAACACTCGCGCAATTTGGGCACAGTTCTCGACGAGCTCGGAGTTGAAAAGTTTATCCTCATCGCCCACGACTGGGGAGGGGCGATCGGAGCTCACCAGGCCGGACTTCATCCGGACCGAGTCGCCGGGATTGTATTTCTGAACACTGCGGCCTTTCCTCTCCAGAGGATGCCTTGGCAGATCCGGCTGGCCCGCGTCCCGCTGCTCGGACGGTTCCTGATGGAGCATTATAACGCCTTTGCCCTGGGGGCAGCGAAGCAGGGTGTGGTATCTCCTCTGCGTCCGGCTGCGGCCGATGGATTGCTCTATCCGTGGTTGGAAAAAGACTCTCGGAAAGCGGTCTCCGCCTTTGTCGAAGACATCCCTTGGACCTCTAAGCATCCTTCTCGGAAAACGATCGAGGAAACCGAAAAAAATCTGGAAGGCCTTAAGGATAAACCCTGCCTCCTCGCGTGGGGGATGGAGGATTTTTGCTTCGATGAAAAGTTTTTGGAGGAGTGGATTCATCGCTTCCCCAATGCAGAAGTGGAGCGATATCCGCGTGCGGGACACTATGTCTTCGAAGACGGAGGTGGCCCTCTGATTGAGCGCATAGAAGCGTTCGTTGATTCTGTGGCTTACTGA
- a CDS encoding sodium:solute symporter family transporter, whose product MQLLGPWEITFVAIYLAAVLFGGWVVSRRKGGTEDFFLGGRSIPWPAVLLSITATEISAVTFLGIPGTGYGEDLSYLQLGVGSLLARFLVAFLFLGAFYRSQCVSIYQYLGERFGKVSHRTSAVFFLVSRINASAIRLLLAAAGLSLFFGVPIWVAVLVFSGVALVYTSSGGIRAVIWTDCIQAAVFIAGGIAVFVYLTSQVGFGEFWEMAQESGKLQIFHWNVSPGESWFSDWNLFYLAALNGLVMTSAALGCDQDLTQRMLTCRSVGRARWSVILSGFLGIPIAGLFLLSGVALWAWVQAEGVVVPAEVGTNDIFAWFIAEVAPSGLRALLFIGILATAMSSLDSALNALSSSVVYDLVGERFRQSVAFSRWGIVFFGCALAGIAILLSDYQESFVWLGFKIGGVTYGALLGIFLLALTTPPRVGHDWGNVIAMLLGTVVSAILLLSSEMDWISLGWTWIPLINVAMTFLLAFCFRSDRGDSSEWSSSKPVS is encoded by the coding sequence ATGCAACTTCTGGGTCCATGGGAAATCACTTTTGTCGCCATCTATTTGGCGGCCGTCCTTTTCGGGGGCTGGGTAGTGTCGCGGCGCAAAGGGGGGACCGAAGATTTCTTTCTCGGGGGGCGTTCGATTCCTTGGCCCGCTGTCCTCTTGTCGATCACTGCCACGGAGATTAGCGCGGTCACATTTCTGGGGATTCCGGGGACCGGATATGGCGAAGATCTGAGCTATCTGCAGTTGGGGGTGGGGTCGTTGCTGGCGAGGTTTCTTGTGGCATTTTTGTTTCTCGGAGCCTTTTACCGGAGCCAGTGCGTTTCCATTTATCAGTATTTGGGAGAACGGTTCGGGAAGGTTTCGCATCGGACCTCCGCAGTGTTTTTTCTGGTTTCCCGAATCAATGCCTCAGCTATCCGTCTGTTGCTGGCGGCTGCAGGGCTGTCTTTGTTTTTTGGCGTCCCGATTTGGGTCGCTGTGCTCGTCTTTTCCGGGGTTGCCTTGGTCTATACAAGTTCCGGAGGGATCCGGGCCGTGATCTGGACGGATTGCATTCAGGCCGCTGTTTTCATTGCCGGAGGAATTGCTGTCTTCGTTTACCTCACGAGTCAGGTCGGTTTTGGGGAATTCTGGGAAATGGCCCAGGAATCCGGAAAACTCCAGATCTTTCATTGGAATGTCTCCCCCGGAGAAAGTTGGTTTTCGGATTGGAACCTTTTTTATCTGGCAGCCCTAAATGGGCTGGTGATGACCTCGGCTGCTTTGGGATGCGATCAAGACCTGACTCAGCGGATGTTAACCTGTCGTTCCGTGGGGCGGGCTCGCTGGAGCGTGATACTGAGTGGATTTCTCGGGATTCCGATAGCGGGACTTTTTCTCCTTTCTGGGGTGGCTCTTTGGGCTTGGGTACAGGCAGAGGGAGTCGTCGTGCCGGCGGAGGTCGGGACGAACGACATTTTTGCCTGGTTTATTGCCGAGGTCGCTCCGTCGGGTCTGCGAGCTTTGCTCTTTATTGGGATTCTGGCGACCGCAATGTCGAGTCTCGATTCGGCACTCAACGCCCTGAGCTCGTCGGTGGTCTACGATCTCGTCGGGGAACGTTTTCGCCAATCGGTGGCTTTCTCCCGCTGGGGGATTGTTTTCTTCGGGTGCGCCTTGGCAGGTATTGCCATTTTACTTTCTGACTATCAGGAGAGCTTCGTCTGGCTTGGCTTCAAGATAGGGGGAGTTACCTACGGAGCTTTACTCGGGATCTTCCTGCTCGCGCTGACCACCCCCCCGCGAGTTGGTCATGATTGGGGTAACGTGATTGCGATGCTTTTGGGGACGGTGGTGTCCGCAATTCTGCTTTTGAGTTCGGAGATGGATTGGATTTCCCTTGGCTGGACTTGGATCCCGCTCATCAATGTGGCCATGACCTTCCTCCTTGCATTTTGTTTTCGCAGTGATCGCGGCGATTCTTCGGAGTGGTCGAGTTCGAAACCGGTAAGCTAG
- a CDS encoding NAD-dependent epimerase/dehydratase family protein encodes MGKIGVILGCGYVGSAVARQWMAEGVEVWGVSRNAETLSQIQGEGFHPVVAEVDDVEWHDQVPAEPDFVLNCVSSAALGIEGYRKSYLGGNESLLRWARNRKPGKVIYTGSTAVYPFTDGREVWEDDAGGDLSDTGEVVLESEKMLLEDAELGPRASVLRLAGIYGPGRHHLLDQVQKSSGVLPGRGDYYLNLIFLDDIVSAVMAVFASGKSGGRVYNLADGNSPTKEEMVAWLADRIGCPVPVFDPNATGGRRMRVNRAGGSPNRRVKIDRIRSEVGWEPAFPSFREGFTKLGY; translated from the coding sequence ATGGGTAAGATTGGTGTAATTTTAGGATGTGGATACGTCGGTTCGGCCGTAGCCCGGCAGTGGATGGCAGAGGGCGTCGAAGTGTGGGGCGTCTCTCGCAATGCCGAAACTCTCTCCCAGATTCAGGGAGAAGGTTTTCATCCAGTTGTAGCCGAGGTGGATGACGTGGAGTGGCATGATCAAGTGCCAGCGGAGCCAGACTTTGTTTTGAACTGCGTGAGTTCGGCCGCGTTGGGGATTGAGGGCTATCGAAAGTCATACCTCGGGGGCAATGAATCGCTCCTCCGTTGGGCTCGGAATAGGAAGCCGGGAAAGGTAATTTATACGGGATCGACGGCGGTCTATCCTTTTACGGATGGGCGTGAAGTCTGGGAGGATGACGCCGGTGGTGATTTGTCGGATACGGGCGAGGTTGTTCTCGAGTCAGAGAAAATGCTTCTCGAGGACGCAGAGCTGGGGCCGCGTGCGAGTGTGCTGCGCTTGGCGGGCATTTACGGGCCGGGTCGGCACCATTTGTTGGATCAAGTCCAGAAGAGCTCGGGAGTCCTGCCGGGGAGAGGGGATTACTATCTGAACTTAATCTTCCTGGATGATATTGTCTCTGCGGTGATGGCAGTCTTCGCGTCCGGAAAATCTGGCGGACGGGTCTATAATTTGGCGGATGGAAATTCACCGACCAAAGAAGAAATGGTCGCTTGGTTGGCGGACAGAATCGGCTGCCCGGTTCCGGTTTTCGATCCGAATGCAACAGGGGGTCGCCGCATGCGCGTAAACCGCGCTGGAGGTTCGCCGAATCGAAGAGTTAAGATTGATCGGATAAGATCTGAGGTCGGCTGGGAGCCCGCCTTTCCTTCTTTCCGCGAAGGGTTCACAAAACTCGGATACTGA
- a CDS encoding EVE domain-containing protein produces MKNYWLMKSEPDAFSIEDLEKRENGTEPWDGIRNYQARNFMRDDMKIGDAVLFYHSNCKTPGVVGVAEIASEAYPDPTAFDSKSKYFDEKSDPENPRWILVDVRFVDKLPRTVSLSEMKETAALKDMKILQRGNRLSITPVAKKEFDHILKMAKS; encoded by the coding sequence ATGAAAAACTATTGGTTGATGAAGTCGGAGCCCGATGCGTTTTCGATCGAGGATCTGGAGAAACGCGAAAACGGAACCGAGCCTTGGGATGGTATTCGCAATTATCAGGCCCGCAATTTTATGCGGGACGATATGAAAATCGGCGATGCCGTACTTTTTTATCATTCGAATTGTAAAACTCCAGGAGTTGTCGGCGTGGCGGAAATCGCCTCGGAGGCCTATCCCGACCCGACGGCCTTTGATTCTAAATCGAAGTATTTCGATGAAAAATCCGATCCGGAAAATCCCCGTTGGATTCTGGTGGATGTGCGATTCGTCGATAAGCTTCCTCGCACAGTATCACTTTCGGAAATGAAAGAGACGGCGGCATTAAAGGATATGAAAATCTTGCAGAGAGGAAACAGACTCTCCATCACTCCCGTCGCGAAAAAAGAATTCGATCACATTTTGAAAATGGCGAAGTCCTGA
- a CDS encoding YcjX family protein — protein sequence MRSPFPKVSRYRRIVTVGPRHSGKSVLLSSILDHLRKNPDRFLGTNEGWTSHSVHPYPADLPEIPLDRILREASEEALWPEITVKPAALRFRAAHPKPWKRDLTLDFIDFPGENIADFLGAGDYESWSNAIFNLYPDHLDPDSVKGITNLREMIGKNSPAQEIADHYAQMMIEATRRGRYLTSPATLCTRVFEPDHRVANEDFAPVPTSLQTTTSETGSYFGEKFRQYHEQRIRPLERLLAEADALVIPIDVGWILSGGPPLLRDQHALLSAIGSLLARIDTIWSRMASFLGRSFTPLDDAFFPGRLRSVVLCATKIDLFRPEDRSLLEDLVRRIAEPIFRGAGLHGIKVLFTACSAIRSTTDHESKPGYLRGFRSGQPVEIAPPKLPDEWPDRWDPKDYQFPRLDPRVSRHGLYPPAHIHLDRLVRSILES from the coding sequence ATGCGTTCCCCCTTTCCGAAAGTAAGCCGCTACCGCCGCATCGTCACGGTTGGTCCGAGGCATTCGGGAAAATCGGTTCTTCTTTCGTCGATTTTGGATCACCTCCGGAAGAATCCAGATCGATTCCTCGGGACCAACGAGGGCTGGACGAGTCACAGCGTCCACCCCTATCCCGCTGATCTACCCGAGATCCCCTTGGATCGGATTCTCCGTGAGGCCTCCGAAGAAGCGCTCTGGCCGGAGATTACGGTCAAACCGGCAGCTCTTCGCTTCCGCGCCGCTCATCCCAAACCTTGGAAGCGGGACCTCACTCTCGATTTTATCGATTTCCCCGGAGAGAATATCGCAGACTTTCTCGGAGCCGGGGACTACGAAAGCTGGAGCAACGCCATTTTCAATCTCTACCCTGATCATCTCGATCCCGATTCGGTCAAAGGGATCACGAATCTTCGGGAAATGATCGGAAAAAACTCTCCGGCTCAGGAAATCGCCGATCATTATGCGCAGATGATGATCGAGGCGACTCGGCGAGGTCGTTATCTCACGAGCCCGGCCACCCTCTGCACTCGTGTGTTCGAGCCCGATCACCGGGTAGCGAACGAAGATTTCGCTCCTGTCCCTACTTCTCTTCAGACGACTACCTCCGAAACTGGCAGCTACTTCGGAGAGAAGTTCCGCCAATACCACGAACAACGAATCCGCCCTCTCGAAAGACTTCTCGCCGAGGCGGACGCCTTGGTCATCCCGATCGACGTCGGATGGATCCTTTCCGGTGGCCCCCCACTCCTACGCGACCAACATGCCCTCCTTTCGGCAATCGGTAGCCTTCTCGCCCGGATCGACACAATCTGGTCCCGCATGGCATCCTTCCTCGGACGCTCCTTTACTCCGCTCGACGATGCCTTCTTCCCAGGCCGCCTACGAAGTGTCGTCCTCTGTGCGACCAAGATTGATCTCTTCCGCCCGGAAGATCGTTCGCTCTTGGAAGACCTCGTTCGCAGGATCGCCGAGCCCATTTTTCGAGGCGCAGGCCTCCATGGGATCAAGGTTCTCTTCACCGCCTGCTCGGCCATCCGGTCCACCACCGATCACGAGAGTAAGCCTGGATACCTTCGGGGCTTCCGCAGTGGTCAGCCTGTCGAAATCGCTCCTCCCAAACTTCCGGATGAATGGCCCGACCGGTGGGATCCAAAGGATTACCAATTCCCCCGCTTAGACCCGCGCGTCTCCCGACATGGTCTCTACCCTCCGGCACACATCCATTTGGACCGGCTCGTCCGCTCCATCCTCGAATCCTAA
- a CDS encoding potassium channel family protein, translating to MKSQWKSIRRKRLERSPGIQQMERGLLFFCCILLIGTVGYELIGGFSYTEALYMTIITIFSVGYGDTGIDTNYERFFTMGLILSGTTIGLYIAGGFIRIIAEGEINRAVGNLMKSRNIENLKDHTIICGYGRIGRIIAQELNEEGFPFVIVDSDEERIAMASDSGYLTVRGSAEEESVLIDAGIKRAQALITVLPIDSINVFITLTARNLNRQIRIIARGEQPSTKKKLEQAGADEVVLPAAIGASRMAESILRPTIMELFGDSSRMTLLSNDLKVLGVELDELALNQGDDFVGHSIREFEQKSQANFIVLAIRRSDQSIVQHPAHDTILNEGDNLIILSNPANITPILSSHTRKRELA from the coding sequence ATGAAAAGCCAATGGAAGTCGATCCGGCGAAAGCGACTGGAAAGAAGTCCCGGTATCCAGCAGATGGAACGGGGATTACTCTTCTTTTGCTGCATCCTTCTCATTGGGACCGTGGGCTACGAATTGATCGGAGGATTTTCCTACACCGAAGCCCTCTATATGACGATTATCACTATTTTCAGCGTGGGCTATGGAGACACGGGGATCGATACCAACTACGAGCGCTTTTTTACCATGGGGCTCATCCTCTCCGGGACGACGATCGGCCTTTACATCGCTGGGGGGTTTATTCGGATCATCGCGGAGGGGGAAATTAACCGGGCAGTCGGGAATCTTATGAAATCACGAAATATCGAAAATTTGAAAGATCATACCATCATTTGTGGATACGGACGCATTGGGCGCATCATTGCCCAAGAACTGAACGAGGAAGGATTTCCTTTCGTGATCGTGGACAGTGATGAAGAGAGGATCGCAATGGCCAGCGACTCGGGATATTTGACTGTGCGAGGTTCTGCTGAGGAGGAGTCCGTTTTAATCGATGCAGGAATCAAACGGGCGCAGGCGCTCATTACGGTTCTCCCGATCGACAGCATCAATGTGTTCATCACGCTCACGGCACGAAACCTCAACCGACAGATTCGTATTATTGCCCGCGGCGAACAGCCTTCCACGAAGAAGAAGCTCGAGCAGGCGGGAGCCGACGAGGTGGTGCTTCCTGCAGCCATTGGTGCCTCGCGGATGGCCGAGAGCATTCTTCGCCCCACGATTATGGAACTCTTCGGGGACAGCAGCCGGATGACCCTTCTCTCTAACGATCTCAAGGTTCTCGGGGTCGAGCTGGATGAACTTGCCCTCAACCAAGGGGATGATTTCGTGGGGCACTCGATTCGGGAGTTCGAACAAAAATCACAGGCGAATTTCATCGTTCTGGCGATTCGACGGTCCGATCAGTCCATCGTCCAGCATCCCGCCCATGACACGATTCTGAATGAGGGAGATAATCTGATCATTCTGAGCAATCCTGCCAATATTACCCCGATTCTCAGTAGCCACACCCGAAAAAGGGAGCTGGCTTGA